A genomic window from Chaetodon trifascialis isolate fChaTrf1 chromosome 22, fChaTrf1.hap1, whole genome shotgun sequence includes:
- the pnpla8 gene encoding calcium-independent phospholipase A2-gamma: protein MSRIRTTLDSVTKAVGSTDLISKFSRFKPGSAMVDSTHAEKALAKAETLASANSATASPPETTMKDEEEEGERNAAEEESDKQCQQVAEKPFVAAKKPTPSLASAANVSASSSSSAVAKQTMQLFHPAGLSTNMDETYKTLAQHINSYFGTSTQVENGNDRPPQQHRGGDDPVSEPVLSAGSQTAVDHIPILSPVAEAKNIDAPTTSPPSPSVKLSPPEGALSSDMPAAESTPQSIPALASSPKKGFTHYLSYPRPSVQAFVGSYIAPLVPKFRGDSKSISAEKDKSPAVAAEEPTVDKAAEKTESEEERAKQQLLAQREKIIARVSVHNRTRALVKGLQRVTDVKLLTSRVEELSYHLLEFPETQGVAVKESVLPCLLRLRQARDLPLQAAVREALALVGYTDPVKGRGIRVLAIDGGGTRGLLALQTLHKLQNLTGKRIHQLFDYICGVSTGAILAFMLGIFQIPLEECEEMYRKLGADVFKQNVIVGTVKMGWSHAFYDSEIWENILKERMGEGHMIESARDPHCPKVSAVSAIVNRGLPLKAYVFRNYRLMPGVRSHYLGDCKHKMWQAIRASSAAPGYFQEFVLGKDLHQDGGLLINNPTALAIHECKCLWPNTPLQCVLSLGTGRYETAGNNSTTYTSLKAKLTNVISSATDTEEVHAMLDALLPPDTYFRFNPYMTEDIPLNESRVERLNFLKSEGERYLERNEAKLRKAASVLGQEKSVIQRLAEWAKLKGDMYEGLPFISKL, encoded by the exons ATGTCGCGAATCAGGACGACACTCGACAGCGTCACCAAGGCAGTAGGCAGCACAGATCTCATCTCCAAGTTCTCCCGCTTCAAGCCTGGCAGCGCCATGGTGGACAGCACCCATGCGGAAAAAGCCCTGGCCAAAGCCGAGACCTTAGCCTCTGCCAACTCAGCTACTGCCTCGCCACCAGAAACCACCatgaaagatgaagaggaagaaggtgagaggaacgcagcagaggaggagtcAGACAAGCAGTGCCAACAAGTTGCAGAAAAGCCCTTCGTCGCCGCGAAGAAGCCCACACCCAGTTTGGCCTCTGCAGCAAATGTGTCTGCGTCGAGCTCTTCCTCAGCTGTGGCGAAACAAACTATGCAGCTGTTTCACCCAGCAGGTCTGTCCACCAACATGGATGAGACGTATAAAACTCTGGCTCAACACATCAACAGTTACTTTGGCACCAGCACACAAGTGGAAAATGGCAACGACAGGCccccacagcagcacagaggaggagatgatccTGTTTCTGAGCCCGTTCTGAGCGCTGGTTCTCAGACAGCTGTGGACCACATTCCTATTTTGTCACCAGTGGCAGAGGCTAAAAATATTGATGCACCCACtacctctcctccatctccatcagtAAAACTCAGCCCTCCAGAAGGGGCGCTGTCTTCGGACATGCCTGCAGCTGAAAGCACACCTCAGTCCATCCCTGCGCTTGCTAGCTCTCCTAAAAAAGGCTTCACCCACTATCTTTCCTACCCTCGGCCCAGCGTTCAGGCGTTCGTCGGCAGCTACATCGCACCCCTGGTCCCCAAATTCAGAGGCGATTCCAAAAGCATTTCAGCAGAGAAAGACAAGTCTCCAGCGGTCGCTGCGGAAGAGCCCACTGTGGACAAGGCAGCggagaagacagagagtgaagaagagagagctAAGCAACAGCTGTTAGCTCAGAGAGAGAAG ATAATAGCCAGAGTGAGTGTCCATAACAGGACCAGAGCCCTGGTGAAAGGCCTTCAGAGAGTCACTGATGTCAAGCTCCTCACCAGTCGAGTGGAAGAGCTCAGCTATCACCTCCTGGAGTTCCCCGAGACGCAAGGTGTAGCTGTCAAG GAGAGCGTGCTGCCCTGCCTGCTGCGTTTGCGTCAGGCCAGAGACCTCCCTCTTCAGGCTGCTGTGAGAGAAGCCCTGGCCCTGGTTGGCTACACCGATCCCGTCAAAGGCAGAGGAATTCGGGTTCTGGCCAtcgatggaggaggaacaaG GGGACTGCTGGCTCTGCAGACTCTCCACAAACTGCAGAACCTGACTGGCAAACGAATCCACCAGCTGTTCGACTACATCTGTGGAGTCAGCACAG GCGCCATTTTGGCCTTCATGCTGGGAATTTTCCAGATCCCCTTAGAGGAGTGTGAGGAGATGTACAGGAAGCTGGGAGCGGATGTCttcaaacagaatgtgatcgtTGGAACTGTTAAAATGGGCTGGAGCCATGCTTTCTATGACAGCGAAATATGGGAAAACATCCTGAA GGAACGGATGGGCGAGGGCCATATGATCGAGAGCGCCAGGGACCCACACTGTCCTAAA GTGTCAGCAGTGAGTGCCATTGTGAACAGGGGTTTACCCCTGAAGGCCTACGTTTTTAGGAACTACAGACTCATGCCTGGAGTGAGATCCCACTACCTTGGagactgcaaacacaaaatgtggCAGGCTATCAGGGCCTCGTCTGCCGCCCCGGGCTACTTCCAGGAATTTGTCCTGGGAAAAGACCTCCATCAG GATGGAGGACTCCTCATCAACAACCCCACAGCGTTGGCCATCCATGAGTGTAAGTGTCTGTGGCCTAACACAccactgcagtgtgtgctgtCTCTGGGCACCGGACGGTATGAGACGGCAGGCAATAACAGCACGACCTACACGAGCCTCAAGGCCAAGCTCACCAACGTCATCAGCAgtgccacagacacagagg AGGTGCACGCCATGCTGGACGCTCTCCTGCCCCCCGACACCTACTTCCGCTTCAACCCCTACATGACGGAGGACATCCCGCTGAACGAGAGCCGCGTCGAGAGGCTGAACTTCCTCAAGAGCGAGGGGGAGCGCTACCTGGAGCGCAACGAGGCCAAGCTGAGGAAGGCGGCCAGCGTGCTGGGCCAGGAGAAGAGCGTCATCCAGAGACTGGCCGAGTGGGCCAAGCTCAAGGGCGACATGTACGAGGGCCTCCCCTTCATCTCCAAGCTGTAG
- the akap14 gene encoding A-kinase anchor protein 14: MEEDRHSPTELAHLVKALLERHRHSGTMKQVDQPPDGERRNIHWVASKDFTVEVGKKQIGEYIQTWEMQRSWLHSVDFLCSTEEEHHTFYHYRARFSSPSPREPIQGTASVYFTMDISKVKPQTLPVEVLFVVESGRLVHTPGRTRFREKWLADVIESKTLLRRAMDL, encoded by the coding sequence ATGGAAGAGGACCGACATTCGCCAACAGAGTTGGCTCATCTTGTGAAAGCTCTGCTGGAGAGACACCGCCACTCCGGCACGATGAAGCAGGTGGACCAGCCTCCTGACGGTGAGAGGAGGAATATTCACTGGGTTGCTAGCAAAGACTTTACAGTCGAAGTGGGGAAAAAGCAGATTGGGGAGTATATTCAAACCTGGGAGATGCAGCGGTCCTGGCTTCACAGCGTGGACTTTCTCTGCTCAACTGAGGAGGAGCATCATACCTTCTACCACTACCGGGCCCGCTTTAGCAGCCCGAGCCCTCGAGAGCCAATTCAGGGAACAGCTAGCGTCTACTTCACCATGGACATATCTAAAGTCAAACCACAAACTCTGCCCGTGGAGGTACTCTTCGTCGTGGAGTCCGGCAGACTGGTGCACACACCCGGGAGGACAAGGTTCAGAGAGAAGTGGCTGGCCGATGTTATTGAAAGCAAGACTTTGCTCCGAAGAGCGATGGATCTTTGA